One genomic region from Deltaproteobacteria bacterium encodes:
- a CDS encoding ABC transporter substrate-binding protein — protein sequence TKPSDLEGKKIGSPEANASRVIFPAFANINKFDNKKVTWVNMTVPATTPSLLAGRVDAILIFYTEKPTVDAASKKVGKEPLYMLYADHGMATYGNGLLVSEKTLKNKPDLVKRFLDATYKGIAWSVENPQKAVDIFIKHNPAISPDLARKHFDIAVDSLLSENALKEGIGHMTKERMVFTNDLITKHMQLPKKTAVDAVYTNEYLPKLFPKRAK from the coding sequence ACCAAGCCGTCCGACCTCGAGGGGAAGAAGATCGGCTCGCCCGAGGCCAATGCCTCGCGGGTCATCTTTCCGGCCTTCGCCAACATCAACAAGTTCGACAACAAGAAGGTCACCTGGGTCAACATGACGGTGCCCGCCACCACGCCGAGTCTCCTGGCCGGACGCGTGGACGCCATCCTGATATTCTACACCGAGAAGCCGACGGTGGACGCGGCCTCCAAGAAGGTCGGCAAAGAGCCGCTGTACATGCTCTATGCCGACCACGGCATGGCCACCTACGGCAACGGGCTGCTGGTGTCCGAGAAGACCCTCAAGAACAAGCCGGACTTGGTGAAGCGCTTCCTGGACGCCACCTACAAGGGCATCGCCTGGTCGGTGGAGAATCCGCAGAAGGCCGTGGACATCTTCATCAAGCACAACCCCGCCATCAGCCCGGATCTGGCGCGGAAGCACTTCGACATCGCCGTGGACTCGTTGCTGTCCGAGAATGCCCTGAAGGAAGGCATCGGCCACATGACGAAGGAACGCATGGTGTTCACAAACGACCTGATCACCAAGCACATGCAGCTTCCGAAGAAGACCGCGGTGGATGCGGTGTACACCAACGAGTACCTGCCGAAGCTCTTCCCGAAGCGGGCCAAGTAG
- a CDS encoding alpha-hydroxy acid oxidase, with protein MSEQFVSNQELIVQARRNLPQPVWDYLSGGSESETTMRRNRLALDSLAFRPRVLVDVSEVDTSTTVLGHKLRIPVMLAPIGSLQQITPEGAVAAAKAANEFGTVNFVSSVTQPELEETAAATPSDKIFQLYIRGGLDWVEGILVRVKQSGYKALCLTVDSAHYSNRERQMMNRWLPPSKRREAANQDRLWQAKLTWDTMDAIKEIGGMPFILKGVATAEDAAMAVEHGVDVIYISNHGGRQLDHGQGTMDTLPEIVQAVGGKAEIVIDGGFLRGTDVLKAVALGAKAVTIGKLQGWALGAGGYEGLVRALQLLENEIVIAMGLIGVTRIDQLGPGHVCKAPPAALPHEMSTFVNLPHRLL; from the coding sequence ATGAGCGAACAGTTCGTCAGCAACCAGGAGCTTATCGTACAGGCGCGGCGCAACCTGCCCCAGCCCGTGTGGGATTACCTGAGCGGCGGCAGCGAGTCGGAGACCACCATGCGCCGCAACCGGCTGGCCCTGGATTCGCTGGCCTTCCGCCCGCGTGTGCTGGTGGACGTCTCCGAGGTGGACACCTCCACCACCGTGCTCGGCCACAAGCTGCGCATTCCGGTCATGCTGGCGCCCATCGGATCGCTCCAACAGATCACGCCGGAGGGTGCCGTGGCCGCCGCCAAGGCCGCCAACGAGTTCGGCACCGTCAACTTCGTCAGCTCCGTGACCCAGCCCGAACTTGAGGAGACCGCGGCCGCAACCCCGTCGGACAAGATTTTCCAGCTCTACATCCGCGGCGGTCTGGACTGGGTCGAGGGGATACTGGTACGGGTCAAGCAGTCCGGCTACAAGGCGCTGTGCCTGACCGTGGATTCGGCCCACTACAGCAACCGGGAGCGGCAGATGATGAACCGCTGGCTGCCGCCCAGCAAGCGGCGGGAGGCGGCCAACCAGGACCGCCTGTGGCAGGCCAAGCTCACATGGGACACCATGGACGCCATCAAGGAGATCGGCGGCATGCCGTTCATCCTCAAGGGCGTGGCCACCGCCGAGGATGCCGCCATGGCCGTGGAGCACGGCGTGGACGTCATCTACATCTCCAACCACGGCGGGCGCCAGCTCGACCACGGGCAGGGCACCATGGACACGCTCCCGGAGATCGTACAGGCCGTGGGCGGCAAGGCCGAGATCGTCATCGACGGCGGCTTTCTGCGGGGCACGGACGTGCTCAAGGCGGTGGCGCTGGGCGCCAAGGCCGTGACCATCGGCAAGCTCCAGGGCTGGGCCCTGGGCGCGGGCGGTTACGAGGGTCTCGTGCGTGCGCTGCAACTCCTGGAGAACGAGATCGTCATCGCCATGGGCCTTATCGGCGTCACCCGGATCGACCAACTCGGCCCGGGCCACGTGTGCAAGGCGCCCCCCGCCGCGCTGCCGCACGAGATGAGCACTTTCGTCAACCTGCCGCACCGGCTGCTCTAG
- a CDS encoding MFS transporter, whose product MTSRANALLLGTALLVTFTTGTASRIFAISLPSVATGLHTDMIGISWAFISYQLATAALSLVFGRVGDVYGRLSVYIWGIVLFTASSFLCGLSGDIAQLIVYRAIQGIGAAMIQAQGRALAMDASSEETRGRAQGLMTTAHHGGFLLGPGLGGFIIEYVHWRAAFFFLVPLGIAAAALGFTYQRRRDNPDAGAPRGERPAIDYLGAVLLVSTTLALMGILDRQFMEWLTPAGRVAAVAGFAALGAGFLWRESRAPSPILSLSLFRIRMFAFSTVTLLLVSVVMTLTVYLLPFYLQDVLRLSPSFMGILFLSAPVFATTLSPVGGVISDKLGPRIPATAGAVLFALSCVLGVYFEPDSHWVLPTLVLALGGLGTALFFPANHTALISSVPLEHRGVATGTLYTMFGLGNVFGITVGNFLMTLAFRMHTGIADALPAAEDTAHFVAALQDTFLVATGIGLVGVVCSVLRGTARPKA is encoded by the coding sequence ATGACATCACGCGCCAACGCCTTGCTGCTGGGCACCGCCCTGCTGGTCACCTTCACCACCGGCACCGCCAGCCGCATCTTCGCCATCTCGCTGCCGTCCGTCGCCACGGGCCTTCATACCGACATGATCGGCATCTCCTGGGCGTTCATCTCGTACCAACTCGCCACCGCGGCCCTGTCGCTGGTGTTCGGGCGCGTGGGCGACGTGTACGGACGCCTGAGCGTCTACATCTGGGGCATCGTGCTGTTCACCGCAAGCTCGTTCCTGTGCGGGCTTTCCGGGGATATCGCCCAGCTCATCGTCTATCGCGCTATTCAGGGCATCGGCGCCGCCATGATCCAGGCCCAGGGACGCGCCCTGGCCATGGACGCGTCCTCCGAGGAAACCCGGGGCCGTGCCCAGGGCCTCATGACCACGGCGCACCACGGGGGCTTTCTGCTCGGTCCGGGGCTGGGCGGGTTCATCATCGAGTACGTGCACTGGCGCGCCGCCTTCTTCTTCCTGGTGCCCCTGGGCATCGCCGCCGCCGCCCTGGGTTTCACGTACCAGCGGCGCCGGGACAACCCCGACGCGGGCGCGCCGCGCGGCGAACGCCCGGCCATCGACTATCTCGGGGCCGTTCTCCTGGTGAGCACCACCCTGGCGCTCATGGGCATCCTCGACCGCCAGTTCATGGAGTGGCTCACGCCGGCGGGACGCGTCGCCGCGGTGGCCGGTTTCGCCGCGCTGGGCGCGGGCTTCCTGTGGCGCGAGAGCCGCGCCCCGAGCCCGATCCTGAGCCTGTCGCTGTTCCGCATCCGCATGTTCGCCTTCAGCACGGTGACGCTGCTGCTGGTCTCCGTCGTCATGACCCTCACCGTGTACCTGCTGCCGTTCTATCTCCAGGACGTGCTGCGGTTGAGTCCGTCGTTCATGGGCATCCTGTTCCTCAGCGCACCGGTCTTCGCCACCACGCTGTCGCCGGTGGGCGGCGTCATTTCCGACAAGCTGGGGCCACGCATCCCCGCCACCGCCGGAGCGGTGCTCTTCGCACTGTCTTGTGTGTTGGGGGTCTACTTCGAGCCGGATTCCCACTGGGTGCTGCCGACCCTGGTGCTGGCGCTGGGGGGACTGGGCACCGCCCTCTTCTTCCCCGCCAACCATACGGCGCTGATTTCCTCCGTGCCGCTGGAGCACCGGGGCGTGGCCACGGGCACGCTCTACACCATGTTCGGGCTCGGAAACGTTTTCGGGATCACGGTGGGAAACTTCCTCATGACCCTGGCCTTCCGCATGCACACCGGTATCGCCGACGCGCTGCCCGCGGCCGAGGACACGGCCCACTTCGTGGCCGCGCTTCAGGACACGTTCCTCGTCGCCACGGGCATCGGCCTCGTGGGGGTGGTGTGCTCGGTGCTGCGTGGCACCGCGAGACCGAAGGCCTAG